In Oncorhynchus clarkii lewisi isolate Uvic-CL-2024 chromosome 16, UVic_Ocla_1.0, whole genome shotgun sequence, one genomic interval encodes:
- the LOC139367593 gene encoding photoreceptor ankyrin repeat protein-like, with amino-acid sequence MAHALNDPQLGAGPSEDSELSQNESETASLVSEDSIMPDYEMRRGGGGTTSTLYEACNRNEAQTLQRVLERGVTKEEVMELDINGRNGLMLAVSRGYVDIVYGLHTCPLIDINHQDNEGSTAVMIAAQAGYISILNFILNYYPKVDLEVRDIRGFTALIKAAIQGREDCVSSLIMAGADINVVDDVKGKSITDWALKTSRFEVLQRLRRLQACPIAEQFCDSYVMEWPELKELVAKAMAPKNLTQRLKDSLTFSFPNDPQDNGVLDHMVRMTTSIHSPLVSMGCRPLCPTSPPEVGKRRLAVPELMEKHSSKELEESSVCHSNGVKCSFTPAPASSSLLLANCCSDTKRRGSVVSTAANGVQNFLPHSLANRNSVFPYGCIPTITFTKSAEKTPKKAKKTKRHKGHLEPPVWKYKSDKQEKKKEKEKLEEEKEVQEKALKKSKMKAAKAAAKAKEPAKAS; translated from the exons ATGGCTCATGCACTAAATGACCCGCAGCTGGGCGCCGGCCCATCCGAGGACTCGGAACTCTCTCAGAATGAGTCTGAAACGGCCAGCTTGGTGTCTGAGGACTCCATCATGCCAGACTATGAGATGAGGCGGGGTGGAGGAGGCACCACCTCTACACTGTACGAGGCCTGTAACAGGAACGAGGCGCAAACCCTACAGAGGGTCCTGGAGAGGGGGGTTACTAAGGAAGAAGTCATGGAGCTGGACATCAACGGCAGG AATGGCCTGATGTTGGCTGTCTCCAGAGGCTACGTGGACATCGTCTACGGTCTACACACGTGTCCACTGATAGACATCAACCACCAGGACAACGAAGGCAGCACGGCAGTGATGATCGCTGCCCAGGCCG gctacATATCCATCCTCAACTTCATCCTGAACTACTACCCTAAGGTAGACCTGGAGGTGAGGGACATCAGAGGCTTCACTGCCCTCATCAAGGCAGCCATACAAGGCAGGGAGGACTGTGTGTCTTCCCTCATAATGGCCG GTGCTGATATCAACGTAGTGGACGATGTCAAAGGGAAAAGCATAACAGACTGGGCCCTGAAGACAAGTCGCTTCGAGGTCCTGCAGCGTCTCCGTCGCCTCCAGGCGTGTCCCATCGCCGAACAGTTCTGCGATAGCTACGTGATGGAGTGGCCCGAGCTGAAGGAGCTGGTGGCTAAAG ccatggcccCCAAGAACCTGACCCAGCGTCTGAAGGACAGCTTGACCTTCAGCTTCCCCAACGACCCTCAGGACAATGGGGTGTTGGACCACATGGTGAGGATGACAACGTCCATCCACAGTCCACTAGTCTCCATGGGCTGCCGGCCACTCTGCCCCACCAGCCCCCCCGAGGTCGGGAAGCGGCGGCTGGCTGTGCCAGAGCTGATGGAAAAGCACAGCAGCAAGGAACTGGAGGAGAGCTCCGTGTGTCATAGTAACGGTGTGAAGTGTTCCTTCACGCCGGCGCCGGCATCGTCCTCCCTCTTGCTTGCCAACTGCTGCTCAGACACGAAGCGAAGGGGCAGTGTCGTCTCAACGGCTGCAAACGGCGTCCAGAACTTCCTCCCCCATTCCTTGGCGAATCGGAACAGTGTCTTCCCGTACGGCTGCATCCCCACGATCACCTTCACTAAGTCTGCGGAAAAAACACCCAAGAAGGCGAAGAAGACGAAGAGGCACAAGGGCCACCTGGAGCCTCCAGTCTGGAAGTACAAATCGGATAAGCAGGAGAAGAAAAAGGAAAAGGAGAAgttggaggaagagaaggaagtgCAAGAGAAGGCACTTAAGAAATCTAAAATGAAGGCAGCCAAGGCGGCGGCCAAGGCCAAGGAGCCCGCCAAGGCAAGTTAA